The following coding sequences are from one Maniola hyperantus chromosome 7, iAphHyp1.2, whole genome shotgun sequence window:
- the LOC117984064 gene encoding transcriptional repressor p66-alpha-like isoform X5 — MDVDDSAVDLSVSRSLPPELSELRALTASGLTITPAQPPPHGASGKRVLRPRSDHRSYAESPDIVLLPAAPPHRKPSLAAPAPFTDVSSKLNSGAVNVSITASAVPAVLPAVESPRDPQDDEESDDENDPPLPIPGHRELSSAEIWERERRLRALREKLRAEETRLVLLRKLRQSQQAATLPPAKDASAAAAAGTALAGSGCVVPPGVTVTPAPPPAHQHAKVLPQNTRTIEDISGKVQRTGGVGASLAAGNAARRTASLPGGATLTPGSYRTQTMSGGGASITPSVTITPAPPPANHAAPKPAQDNSSVTSSTSDAASSRSSEDTQTPAQRQAAAKLALRKQLEKTLLQIPPPKPPPPEMNFIPSPSNTDFVYLVGLEHVVDYLTNEDRMPRSSVPAVCAQCGSDFTPVWRWERQPARRQDATFSCNPLTPHARRLCELCVSGNVKRALKAEHTARLKTAFVRALQQEQEIERRLAAPSPPPAPSSTSASASSVPASPAPAAPSAPAPPPAHAHHHRTPQMSLSRSTSRSSAAPTPPAPPAAKPAPSANSSRSLGSSEALRSHHAERAREPEPPAKKGKGSSSTTSSQGSSSKQHQQLAAAAAAQMAFEQQSAAAMQALQHQLLRGLSGAGGSGGMSPAAAAAAMMQFSPLLYTYQLALAQQANALGKRSGKNSGGSAAMAAEMQRVAEAQRQYLLDMIPGQHTRNPWTKN, encoded by the exons ATGGATGTAGATGACTCGGCGGTGGATCTTAGTGTGAG CAGATCCCTGCCCCCTGAGCTCAGTGAACTTAGGGCTTTAACGGCTAGTGGTCTGACCATTACACCTGCCCAGCCACCTCCTcat GGCGCTAGTGGAAAGCGGGTGCTCCGACCCCGATCTGATCACCGTAGCTATGCTGAAAGCCCTGATATAGTGCTCCTGCCGGCCGCGCCGCCCCATCGGAAGCCCTCACTGGCTGCACCTGCACCATTTACTG ATGTGAGCAGCAAGCTCAACTCTGGTGCAGTGAATGTGTCGATCACAGCTAGTGCAGTGCCCGCGGTGTTGCCTGCAGTGGAATCGCCGCGGGACCCGCAGGACGATGAAGAGTCCGACGATGAGAATGACCCGCCTTTACCTATACCCGGACATAGG GAGTTGTCAAGTGCAGAGATATGGGAGCGCGAGCGAAGACTGCGGGCTCTACGCGAGAAACTACGTGCGGAAGAGACGCGTCTCGTGCTGTTGAGGAAGCTGCGACAGTCGCAGCAAGCCGCCACCCTTCCTCCCGCTAAG GATGCCAGCGCTGCTGCAGCGGCGGGCACGGCGCTGGCGGGCAGCGGCTGCGTGGTGCCGCCCGGCGTCACCGTCACGCCCGCGCCACCGCCCGCGCACCAGCACGCCAAGGTACTACCACAGAATACTCGTACCATCGAAGACATTTCTGGCaaagtg cagCGCACGGGCGGCGTGGGTGCCAGCCTGGCGGCGGGCAACGCGGCGCGGCGTACGGCCAGCCTGCCCGGCGGCGCCACGCTCACACCCGGCTCCTACCGCACGCAG ACGATGTCCGGAGGGGGCGCGAGCATCACACCCTCGGTCACCATaacgcccgcgccgccgcccgccaaCCACGCCGCGCCCAAG CCTGCCCAGGATAACTCGTCAGTGACCAGCAGTACCAGCGATGCA GCCAGCTCCCGTAGCTCGGAGGACACGCAAACGCCGGCGCAGCGCCAGGCCGCCGCCAAGCTAGCGCTGCGCAAACAACTAGAGAAAACATTGCTGCAG ATCCCGCCCCCCAAGCCTCCCCCGCCAGAGATGAACTTCATCCCGTCGCCCAGCAACACGGACTTCGTTTACTTGGTCGGACTGGAGCATGTCGTCGACTACCTCACTAACGAAGATCG TATGCCTCGATCGAGCGTGCCCGCTGTTTGCGCACAGTGCGGTAGTGACTTCACACCGGTGTGGCGCTGGGAGCGACAGCCGGCTCGCAGACAAGACGCTACATTCTCCTGCAACCCACTGACACCTCACGCACGCCGCTTGTGCGAACTGTGCGTGTCGGGGAACGTGAAGAGAGCGCTCAAGGCGGAGCACACGGCGCGCTTGAAGACGGCGTTTGTGAGAGCATTGCAGCAGGAGCAGGAGATCGAGCGGCGGCTGGCGGCGCCGtccccgccgcccgcgccgtcGTCCACGTCCGCGTCGGCGTCGAGCGTGCCCGCGTCGCCGGCGCCCGCCGCGCCCagcgcgcccgcgccgccgcccgcgcacGCGCACCACCACCGCACGCCGCAG ATGTCGCTGTCCCGCTCCACGTCGCGCAGCAGCGCCGCGCccacgccgcccgcgccgcccgccgccaaGCCCGCGCCGTCCGCCAACAG CAGTCGCAGCCTGGGCTCGTCGGAGGCGCTGCGCAGCCACCACGCGGAGCGCGCGCGCGAGCCCGAGCCGCCCGCGAAGAAAGGTAAAG GGTCATCGTCAACCACCAGCAGTCAAGGAAGCAGCAGCAAACAGCATCAG CAACTGGCGGCGGCCGCGGCTGCGCAAATGGCCTTCGAGCAGCAGAGCGCAGCCGCCATGCAGGCATTACAGCACCAGCTGCTTAGAG GTCTGAGCGGCGCGGGCGGCAGCGGCGGCATGTCGCCGGCCGCGGCTGCAGCCGCTATGATGCAGTTCTCCCCACTCCTCTACACCTACCAGTTAGCTCTAGCGCAACAGGCCAACGCGCTGGGCAAACGAT CGGGCAAAAACAGCGGTGGCAGTGCTGCGATGGCAGCGGAAATGCAGCGCGTGGCGGAGGCGCAGCGCCAGTACCTGCTGGACATGATCCCCGGCCAGCACACGCGCAACCCCTGGACCAAGAATTGA
- the LOC117984064 gene encoding transcriptional repressor p66-alpha-like isoform X7: MDVDDSAVDLSVSRSLPPELSELRALTASGLTITPAQPPPHGASGKRVLRPRSDHRSYAESPDIVLLPAAPPHRKPSLAAPAPFTDVSSKLNSGAVNVSITASAVPAVLPAVESPRDPQDDEESDDENDPPLPIPGHRELSSAEIWERERRLRALREKLRAEETRLVLLRKLRQSQQAATLPPAKDASAAAAAGTALAGSGCVVPPGVTVTPAPPPAHQHAKVLPQNTRTIEDISGKVQRTGGVGASLAAGNAARRTASLPGGATLTPGSYRTQTMSGGGASITPSVTITPAPPPANHAAPKPAQDNSSVTSSTSDAASSRSSEDTQTPAQRQAAAKLALRKQLEKTLLQIPPPKPPPPEMNFIPSPSNTDFVYLVGLEHVVDYLTNEDRMPRSSVPAVCAQCGSDFTPVWRWERQPARRQDATFSCNPLTPHARRLCELCVSGNVKRALKAEHTARLKTAFVRALQQEQEIERRLAAPSPPPAPSSTSASASSVPASPAPAAPSAPAPPPAHAHHHRTPQMSLSRSTSRSSAAPTPPAPPAAKPAPSANSSRSLGSSEALRSHHAERAREPEPPAKKGSSSTTSSQGSSSKQHQQLAAAAAAQMAFEQQSAAAMQALQHQLLRGLSGAGGSGGMSPAAAAAAMMQFSPLLYTYQLALAQQANALGKRSGKNSGGSAAMAAEMQRVAEAQRQYLLDMIPGQHTRNPWTKN; this comes from the exons ATGGATGTAGATGACTCGGCGGTGGATCTTAGTGTGAG CAGATCCCTGCCCCCTGAGCTCAGTGAACTTAGGGCTTTAACGGCTAGTGGTCTGACCATTACACCTGCCCAGCCACCTCCTcat GGCGCTAGTGGAAAGCGGGTGCTCCGACCCCGATCTGATCACCGTAGCTATGCTGAAAGCCCTGATATAGTGCTCCTGCCGGCCGCGCCGCCCCATCGGAAGCCCTCACTGGCTGCACCTGCACCATTTACTG ATGTGAGCAGCAAGCTCAACTCTGGTGCAGTGAATGTGTCGATCACAGCTAGTGCAGTGCCCGCGGTGTTGCCTGCAGTGGAATCGCCGCGGGACCCGCAGGACGATGAAGAGTCCGACGATGAGAATGACCCGCCTTTACCTATACCCGGACATAGG GAGTTGTCAAGTGCAGAGATATGGGAGCGCGAGCGAAGACTGCGGGCTCTACGCGAGAAACTACGTGCGGAAGAGACGCGTCTCGTGCTGTTGAGGAAGCTGCGACAGTCGCAGCAAGCCGCCACCCTTCCTCCCGCTAAG GATGCCAGCGCTGCTGCAGCGGCGGGCACGGCGCTGGCGGGCAGCGGCTGCGTGGTGCCGCCCGGCGTCACCGTCACGCCCGCGCCACCGCCCGCGCACCAGCACGCCAAGGTACTACCACAGAATACTCGTACCATCGAAGACATTTCTGGCaaagtg cagCGCACGGGCGGCGTGGGTGCCAGCCTGGCGGCGGGCAACGCGGCGCGGCGTACGGCCAGCCTGCCCGGCGGCGCCACGCTCACACCCGGCTCCTACCGCACGCAG ACGATGTCCGGAGGGGGCGCGAGCATCACACCCTCGGTCACCATaacgcccgcgccgccgcccgccaaCCACGCCGCGCCCAAG CCTGCCCAGGATAACTCGTCAGTGACCAGCAGTACCAGCGATGCA GCCAGCTCCCGTAGCTCGGAGGACACGCAAACGCCGGCGCAGCGCCAGGCCGCCGCCAAGCTAGCGCTGCGCAAACAACTAGAGAAAACATTGCTGCAG ATCCCGCCCCCCAAGCCTCCCCCGCCAGAGATGAACTTCATCCCGTCGCCCAGCAACACGGACTTCGTTTACTTGGTCGGACTGGAGCATGTCGTCGACTACCTCACTAACGAAGATCG TATGCCTCGATCGAGCGTGCCCGCTGTTTGCGCACAGTGCGGTAGTGACTTCACACCGGTGTGGCGCTGGGAGCGACAGCCGGCTCGCAGACAAGACGCTACATTCTCCTGCAACCCACTGACACCTCACGCACGCCGCTTGTGCGAACTGTGCGTGTCGGGGAACGTGAAGAGAGCGCTCAAGGCGGAGCACACGGCGCGCTTGAAGACGGCGTTTGTGAGAGCATTGCAGCAGGAGCAGGAGATCGAGCGGCGGCTGGCGGCGCCGtccccgccgcccgcgccgtcGTCCACGTCCGCGTCGGCGTCGAGCGTGCCCGCGTCGCCGGCGCCCGCCGCGCCCagcgcgcccgcgccgccgcccgcgcacGCGCACCACCACCGCACGCCGCAG ATGTCGCTGTCCCGCTCCACGTCGCGCAGCAGCGCCGCGCccacgccgcccgcgccgcccgccgccaaGCCCGCGCCGTCCGCCAACAG CAGTCGCAGCCTGGGCTCGTCGGAGGCGCTGCGCAGCCACCACGCGGAGCGCGCGCGCGAGCCCGAGCCGCCCGCGAAGAAAG GGTCATCGTCAACCACCAGCAGTCAAGGAAGCAGCAGCAAACAGCATCAG CAACTGGCGGCGGCCGCGGCTGCGCAAATGGCCTTCGAGCAGCAGAGCGCAGCCGCCATGCAGGCATTACAGCACCAGCTGCTTAGAG GTCTGAGCGGCGCGGGCGGCAGCGGCGGCATGTCGCCGGCCGCGGCTGCAGCCGCTATGATGCAGTTCTCCCCACTCCTCTACACCTACCAGTTAGCTCTAGCGCAACAGGCCAACGCGCTGGGCAAACGAT CGGGCAAAAACAGCGGTGGCAGTGCTGCGATGGCAGCGGAAATGCAGCGCGTGGCGGAGGCGCAGCGCCAGTACCTGCTGGACATGATCCCCGGCCAGCACACGCGCAACCCCTGGACCAAGAATTGA
- the LOC117984064 gene encoding transcriptional repressor p66-alpha-like isoform X6, with product MDVDDSAVDLSVSRSLPPELSELRALTASGLTITPAQPPPHGASGKRVLRPRSDHRSYAESPDIVLLPAAPPHRKPSLAAPAPFTDVSSKLNSGAVNVSITASAVPAVLPAVESPRDPQDDEESDDENDPPLPIPGHRELSSAEIWERERRLRALREKLRAEETRLVLLRKLRQSQQAATLPPAKDASAAAAAGTALAGSGCVVPPGVTVTPAPPPAHQHAKVLPQNTRTIEDISGKVQRTGGVGASLAAGNAARRTASLPGGATLTPGSYRTQTMSGGGASITPSVTITPAPPPANHAAPKPAQDNSSVTSSTSDAASSRSSEDTQTPAQRQAAAKLALRKQLEKTLLQIPPPKPPPPEMNFIPSPSNTDFVYLVGLEHVVDYLTNEDRMPRSSVPAVCAQCGSDFTPVWRWERQPARRQDATFSCNPLTPHARRLCELCVSGNVKRALKAEHTARLKTAFVRALQQEQEIERRLAAPSPPPAPSSTSASASSVPASPAPAAPSAPAPPPAHAHHHRTPQMSLSRSTSRSSAAPTPPAPPAAKPAPSANSSSRSLGSSEALRSHHAERAREPEPPAKKGSSSTTSSQGSSSKQHQQLAAAAAAQMAFEQQSAAAMQALQHQLLRGLSGAGGSGGMSPAAAAAAMMQFSPLLYTYQLALAQQANALGKRSGKNSGGSAAMAAEMQRVAEAQRQYLLDMIPGQHTRNPWTKN from the exons ATGGATGTAGATGACTCGGCGGTGGATCTTAGTGTGAG CAGATCCCTGCCCCCTGAGCTCAGTGAACTTAGGGCTTTAACGGCTAGTGGTCTGACCATTACACCTGCCCAGCCACCTCCTcat GGCGCTAGTGGAAAGCGGGTGCTCCGACCCCGATCTGATCACCGTAGCTATGCTGAAAGCCCTGATATAGTGCTCCTGCCGGCCGCGCCGCCCCATCGGAAGCCCTCACTGGCTGCACCTGCACCATTTACTG ATGTGAGCAGCAAGCTCAACTCTGGTGCAGTGAATGTGTCGATCACAGCTAGTGCAGTGCCCGCGGTGTTGCCTGCAGTGGAATCGCCGCGGGACCCGCAGGACGATGAAGAGTCCGACGATGAGAATGACCCGCCTTTACCTATACCCGGACATAGG GAGTTGTCAAGTGCAGAGATATGGGAGCGCGAGCGAAGACTGCGGGCTCTACGCGAGAAACTACGTGCGGAAGAGACGCGTCTCGTGCTGTTGAGGAAGCTGCGACAGTCGCAGCAAGCCGCCACCCTTCCTCCCGCTAAG GATGCCAGCGCTGCTGCAGCGGCGGGCACGGCGCTGGCGGGCAGCGGCTGCGTGGTGCCGCCCGGCGTCACCGTCACGCCCGCGCCACCGCCCGCGCACCAGCACGCCAAGGTACTACCACAGAATACTCGTACCATCGAAGACATTTCTGGCaaagtg cagCGCACGGGCGGCGTGGGTGCCAGCCTGGCGGCGGGCAACGCGGCGCGGCGTACGGCCAGCCTGCCCGGCGGCGCCACGCTCACACCCGGCTCCTACCGCACGCAG ACGATGTCCGGAGGGGGCGCGAGCATCACACCCTCGGTCACCATaacgcccgcgccgccgcccgccaaCCACGCCGCGCCCAAG CCTGCCCAGGATAACTCGTCAGTGACCAGCAGTACCAGCGATGCA GCCAGCTCCCGTAGCTCGGAGGACACGCAAACGCCGGCGCAGCGCCAGGCCGCCGCCAAGCTAGCGCTGCGCAAACAACTAGAGAAAACATTGCTGCAG ATCCCGCCCCCCAAGCCTCCCCCGCCAGAGATGAACTTCATCCCGTCGCCCAGCAACACGGACTTCGTTTACTTGGTCGGACTGGAGCATGTCGTCGACTACCTCACTAACGAAGATCG TATGCCTCGATCGAGCGTGCCCGCTGTTTGCGCACAGTGCGGTAGTGACTTCACACCGGTGTGGCGCTGGGAGCGACAGCCGGCTCGCAGACAAGACGCTACATTCTCCTGCAACCCACTGACACCTCACGCACGCCGCTTGTGCGAACTGTGCGTGTCGGGGAACGTGAAGAGAGCGCTCAAGGCGGAGCACACGGCGCGCTTGAAGACGGCGTTTGTGAGAGCATTGCAGCAGGAGCAGGAGATCGAGCGGCGGCTGGCGGCGCCGtccccgccgcccgcgccgtcGTCCACGTCCGCGTCGGCGTCGAGCGTGCCCGCGTCGCCGGCGCCCGCCGCGCCCagcgcgcccgcgccgccgcccgcgcacGCGCACCACCACCGCACGCCGCAG ATGTCGCTGTCCCGCTCCACGTCGCGCAGCAGCGCCGCGCccacgccgcccgcgccgcccgccgccaaGCCCGCGCCGTCCGCCAACAG CAGCAGTCGCAGCCTGGGCTCGTCGGAGGCGCTGCGCAGCCACCACGCGGAGCGCGCGCGCGAGCCCGAGCCGCCCGCGAAGAAAG GGTCATCGTCAACCACCAGCAGTCAAGGAAGCAGCAGCAAACAGCATCAG CAACTGGCGGCGGCCGCGGCTGCGCAAATGGCCTTCGAGCAGCAGAGCGCAGCCGCCATGCAGGCATTACAGCACCAGCTGCTTAGAG GTCTGAGCGGCGCGGGCGGCAGCGGCGGCATGTCGCCGGCCGCGGCTGCAGCCGCTATGATGCAGTTCTCCCCACTCCTCTACACCTACCAGTTAGCTCTAGCGCAACAGGCCAACGCGCTGGGCAAACGAT CGGGCAAAAACAGCGGTGGCAGTGCTGCGATGGCAGCGGAAATGCAGCGCGTGGCGGAGGCGCAGCGCCAGTACCTGCTGGACATGATCCCCGGCCAGCACACGCGCAACCCCTGGACCAAGAATTGA
- the LOC117984064 gene encoding transcriptional repressor p66-alpha-like isoform X11: MDVDDSAVDLSVRSLPPELSELRALTASGLTITPAQPPPHGASGKRVLRPRSDHRSYAESPDIVLLPAAPPHRKPSLAAPAPFTDVSSKLNSGAVNVSITASAVPAVLPAVESPRDPQDDEESDDENDPPLPIPGHRELSSAEIWERERRLRALREKLRAEETRLVLLRKLRQSQQAATLPPAKDASAAAAAGTALAGSGCVVPPGVTVTPAPPPAHQHAKRTGGVGASLAAGNAARRTASLPGGATLTPGSYRTQTMSGGGASITPSVTITPAPPPANHAAPKPAQDNSSVTSSTSDAASSRSSEDTQTPAQRQAAAKLALRKQLEKTLLQIPPPKPPPPEMNFIPSPSNTDFVYLVGLEHVVDYLTNEDRMPRSSVPAVCAQCGSDFTPVWRWERQPARRQDATFSCNPLTPHARRLCELCVSGNVKRALKAEHTARLKTAFVRALQQEQEIERRLAAPSPPPAPSSTSASASSVPASPAPAAPSAPAPPPAHAHHHRTPQMSLSRSTSRSSAAPTPPAPPAAKPAPSANSSSSRSLGSSEALRSHHAERAREPEPPAKKGKGSSSTTSSQGSSSKQHQQLAAAAAAQMAFEQQSAAAMQALQHQLLRGLSGAGGSGGMSPAAAAAAMMQFSPLLYTYQLALAQQANALGKRSGKNSGGSAAMAAEMQRVAEAQRQYLLDMIPGQHTRNPWTKN, translated from the exons ATGGATGTAGATGACTCGGCGGTGGATCTTAGTGTGAG ATCCCTGCCCCCTGAGCTCAGTGAACTTAGGGCTTTAACGGCTAGTGGTCTGACCATTACACCTGCCCAGCCACCTCCTcat GGCGCTAGTGGAAAGCGGGTGCTCCGACCCCGATCTGATCACCGTAGCTATGCTGAAAGCCCTGATATAGTGCTCCTGCCGGCCGCGCCGCCCCATCGGAAGCCCTCACTGGCTGCACCTGCACCATTTACTG ATGTGAGCAGCAAGCTCAACTCTGGTGCAGTGAATGTGTCGATCACAGCTAGTGCAGTGCCCGCGGTGTTGCCTGCAGTGGAATCGCCGCGGGACCCGCAGGACGATGAAGAGTCCGACGATGAGAATGACCCGCCTTTACCTATACCCGGACATAGG GAGTTGTCAAGTGCAGAGATATGGGAGCGCGAGCGAAGACTGCGGGCTCTACGCGAGAAACTACGTGCGGAAGAGACGCGTCTCGTGCTGTTGAGGAAGCTGCGACAGTCGCAGCAAGCCGCCACCCTTCCTCCCGCTAAG GATGCCAGCGCTGCTGCAGCGGCGGGCACGGCGCTGGCGGGCAGCGGCTGCGTGGTGCCGCCCGGCGTCACCGTCACGCCCGCGCCACCGCCCGCGCACCAGCACGCCAAG CGCACGGGCGGCGTGGGTGCCAGCCTGGCGGCGGGCAACGCGGCGCGGCGTACGGCCAGCCTGCCCGGCGGCGCCACGCTCACACCCGGCTCCTACCGCACGCAG ACGATGTCCGGAGGGGGCGCGAGCATCACACCCTCGGTCACCATaacgcccgcgccgccgcccgccaaCCACGCCGCGCCCAAG CCTGCCCAGGATAACTCGTCAGTGACCAGCAGTACCAGCGATGCA GCCAGCTCCCGTAGCTCGGAGGACACGCAAACGCCGGCGCAGCGCCAGGCCGCCGCCAAGCTAGCGCTGCGCAAACAACTAGAGAAAACATTGCTGCAG ATCCCGCCCCCCAAGCCTCCCCCGCCAGAGATGAACTTCATCCCGTCGCCCAGCAACACGGACTTCGTTTACTTGGTCGGACTGGAGCATGTCGTCGACTACCTCACTAACGAAGATCG TATGCCTCGATCGAGCGTGCCCGCTGTTTGCGCACAGTGCGGTAGTGACTTCACACCGGTGTGGCGCTGGGAGCGACAGCCGGCTCGCAGACAAGACGCTACATTCTCCTGCAACCCACTGACACCTCACGCACGCCGCTTGTGCGAACTGTGCGTGTCGGGGAACGTGAAGAGAGCGCTCAAGGCGGAGCACACGGCGCGCTTGAAGACGGCGTTTGTGAGAGCATTGCAGCAGGAGCAGGAGATCGAGCGGCGGCTGGCGGCGCCGtccccgccgcccgcgccgtcGTCCACGTCCGCGTCGGCGTCGAGCGTGCCCGCGTCGCCGGCGCCCGCCGCGCCCagcgcgcccgcgccgccgcccgcgcacGCGCACCACCACCGCACGCCGCAG ATGTCGCTGTCCCGCTCCACGTCGCGCAGCAGCGCCGCGCccacgccgcccgcgccgcccgccgccaaGCCCGCGCCGTCCGCCAACAG CAGCAGCAGTCGCAGCCTGGGCTCGTCGGAGGCGCTGCGCAGCCACCACGCGGAGCGCGCGCGCGAGCCCGAGCCGCCCGCGAAGAAAGGTAAAG GGTCATCGTCAACCACCAGCAGTCAAGGAAGCAGCAGCAAACAGCATCAG CAACTGGCGGCGGCCGCGGCTGCGCAAATGGCCTTCGAGCAGCAGAGCGCAGCCGCCATGCAGGCATTACAGCACCAGCTGCTTAGAG GTCTGAGCGGCGCGGGCGGCAGCGGCGGCATGTCGCCGGCCGCGGCTGCAGCCGCTATGATGCAGTTCTCCCCACTCCTCTACACCTACCAGTTAGCTCTAGCGCAACAGGCCAACGCGCTGGGCAAACGAT CGGGCAAAAACAGCGGTGGCAGTGCTGCGATGGCAGCGGAAATGCAGCGCGTGGCGGAGGCGCAGCGCCAGTACCTGCTGGACATGATCCCCGGCCAGCACACGCGCAACCCCTGGACCAAGAATTGA
- the LOC117984064 gene encoding transcriptional repressor p66-alpha-like isoform X12 — protein MDVDDSAVDLSVRSLPPELSELRALTASGLTITPAQPPPHGASGKRVLRPRSDHRSYAESPDIVLLPAAPPHRKPSLAAPAPFTDVSSKLNSGAVNVSITASAVPAVLPAVESPRDPQDDEESDDENDPPLPIPGHRELSSAEIWERERRLRALREKLRAEETRLVLLRKLRQSQQAATLPPAKDASAAAAAGTALAGSGCVVPPGVTVTPAPPPAHQHAKRTGGVGASLAAGNAARRTASLPGGATLTPGSYRTQTMSGGGASITPSVTITPAPPPANHAAPKASSRSSEDTQTPAQRQAAAKLALRKQLEKTLLQIPPPKPPPPEMNFIPSPSNTDFVYLVGLEHVVDYLTNEDRMPRSSVPAVCAQCGSDFTPVWRWERQPARRQDATFSCNPLTPHARRLCELCVSGNVKRALKAEHTARLKTAFVRALQQEQEIERRLAAPSPPPAPSSTSASASSVPASPAPAAPSAPAPPPAHAHHHRTPQMSLSRSTSRSSAAPTPPAPPAAKPAPSANSSRSLGSSEALRSHHAERAREPEPPAKKGKGSSSTTSSQGSSSKQHQQLAAAAAAQMAFEQQSAAAMQALQHQLLRGLSGAGGSGGMSPAAAAAAMMQFSPLLYTYQLALAQQANALGKRSGKNSGGSAAMAAEMQRVAEAQRQYLLDMIPGQHTRNPWTKN, from the exons ATGGATGTAGATGACTCGGCGGTGGATCTTAGTGTGAG ATCCCTGCCCCCTGAGCTCAGTGAACTTAGGGCTTTAACGGCTAGTGGTCTGACCATTACACCTGCCCAGCCACCTCCTcat GGCGCTAGTGGAAAGCGGGTGCTCCGACCCCGATCTGATCACCGTAGCTATGCTGAAAGCCCTGATATAGTGCTCCTGCCGGCCGCGCCGCCCCATCGGAAGCCCTCACTGGCTGCACCTGCACCATTTACTG ATGTGAGCAGCAAGCTCAACTCTGGTGCAGTGAATGTGTCGATCACAGCTAGTGCAGTGCCCGCGGTGTTGCCTGCAGTGGAATCGCCGCGGGACCCGCAGGACGATGAAGAGTCCGACGATGAGAATGACCCGCCTTTACCTATACCCGGACATAGG GAGTTGTCAAGTGCAGAGATATGGGAGCGCGAGCGAAGACTGCGGGCTCTACGCGAGAAACTACGTGCGGAAGAGACGCGTCTCGTGCTGTTGAGGAAGCTGCGACAGTCGCAGCAAGCCGCCACCCTTCCTCCCGCTAAG GATGCCAGCGCTGCTGCAGCGGCGGGCACGGCGCTGGCGGGCAGCGGCTGCGTGGTGCCGCCCGGCGTCACCGTCACGCCCGCGCCACCGCCCGCGCACCAGCACGCCAAG CGCACGGGCGGCGTGGGTGCCAGCCTGGCGGCGGGCAACGCGGCGCGGCGTACGGCCAGCCTGCCCGGCGGCGCCACGCTCACACCCGGCTCCTACCGCACGCAG ACGATGTCCGGAGGGGGCGCGAGCATCACACCCTCGGTCACCATaacgcccgcgccgccgcccgccaaCCACGCCGCGCCCAAG GCCAGCTCCCGTAGCTCGGAGGACACGCAAACGCCGGCGCAGCGCCAGGCCGCCGCCAAGCTAGCGCTGCGCAAACAACTAGAGAAAACATTGCTGCAG ATCCCGCCCCCCAAGCCTCCCCCGCCAGAGATGAACTTCATCCCGTCGCCCAGCAACACGGACTTCGTTTACTTGGTCGGACTGGAGCATGTCGTCGACTACCTCACTAACGAAGATCG TATGCCTCGATCGAGCGTGCCCGCTGTTTGCGCACAGTGCGGTAGTGACTTCACACCGGTGTGGCGCTGGGAGCGACAGCCGGCTCGCAGACAAGACGCTACATTCTCCTGCAACCCACTGACACCTCACGCACGCCGCTTGTGCGAACTGTGCGTGTCGGGGAACGTGAAGAGAGCGCTCAAGGCGGAGCACACGGCGCGCTTGAAGACGGCGTTTGTGAGAGCATTGCAGCAGGAGCAGGAGATCGAGCGGCGGCTGGCGGCGCCGtccccgccgcccgcgccgtcGTCCACGTCCGCGTCGGCGTCGAGCGTGCCCGCGTCGCCGGCGCCCGCCGCGCCCagcgcgcccgcgccgccgcccgcgcacGCGCACCACCACCGCACGCCGCAG ATGTCGCTGTCCCGCTCCACGTCGCGCAGCAGCGCCGCGCccacgccgcccgcgccgcccgccgccaaGCCCGCGCCGTCCGCCAACAG CAGTCGCAGCCTGGGCTCGTCGGAGGCGCTGCGCAGCCACCACGCGGAGCGCGCGCGCGAGCCCGAGCCGCCCGCGAAGAAAGGTAAAG GGTCATCGTCAACCACCAGCAGTCAAGGAAGCAGCAGCAAACAGCATCAG CAACTGGCGGCGGCCGCGGCTGCGCAAATGGCCTTCGAGCAGCAGAGCGCAGCCGCCATGCAGGCATTACAGCACCAGCTGCTTAGAG GTCTGAGCGGCGCGGGCGGCAGCGGCGGCATGTCGCCGGCCGCGGCTGCAGCCGCTATGATGCAGTTCTCCCCACTCCTCTACACCTACCAGTTAGCTCTAGCGCAACAGGCCAACGCGCTGGGCAAACGAT CGGGCAAAAACAGCGGTGGCAGTGCTGCGATGGCAGCGGAAATGCAGCGCGTGGCGGAGGCGCAGCGCCAGTACCTGCTGGACATGATCCCCGGCCAGCACACGCGCAACCCCTGGACCAAGAATTGA